The Streptomyces sp. NBC_01268 genome segment TGCTCGAGGTTCGGGTCCATCCCGATGACCTCGGCAAGGTGATCGGCCGTAACGGCCGCACCGCACGTGCGCTGCGTACCGTCGTGGGCGCCATCGGCGGCCGTGGCATCCGCGTCGACCTCGTCGACGTGGACCAGGTGCGCTGAAAAAGAACACCGGCACGGGCCGGGGAGGGCCTAGCGCCCACCCCGGCCCGTTGTCGTACCCACGGGAAAGACAGGAGAGAGTGGAGAAGTGCAGCTGGTAGTCGCGCGGATCGGCCGCGCCCACGGCATCAAGGGCGAGGTCACCGTCGAAGTGCGGACCGACGAGCCCGAGCTCAGGCTCGGCCCCGGAGCAGTCCTGCTCACCGACCCGGCCTCCACCGGGCCGCTCACCATCGAGACCGGCCGGGTGCACAGCGGCCGCCTCCTGCTGCGCTTCGAGGGCGTCAAGGACCGCACCGCGGCCGAGGCCCTGCGCAACACGGTCCTCATCGCCGAGATCGACCCCGAGGAACTGCCGGAGGAGGAGGACGAGTACTACGACCACCAGCTCATGGACCTCGACGTGGTCCTCGCCGACGGCACCGAGATCGGCGTCATCTCCGAGATCTCCCACCTGCCGTCCCAGGACCTCTTCATCGTGGAGCGGCCCGACGGCAGCGAGGTGATGATCCCCTTCGTCTCGGAGATCGTCACCGAGATCGACCTGGAGAACCAGCGGGCCGTGATCGTCCCGCCGCCCGGTCTGATCGACGACCGGGCCGAGATCGCCTCCGCCCGCGAGGACGAGTCCGCCGACTCCGCGGAGCCCTCCGAGGGCGACGACTCCGGGGACCGCGCATGAGGCTCGACGTCGTCACGATCTTCCCCGAGTACCTCGAACCGCTGAACGTGTCGCTGGTCGGCAAGGCCCGTGCCCGCGGCCAGCTCGACGTCCACGTCCACCACCTGCGCGACTGGACCTACGACCGGCACAACACCGTCGACGACACCCCGTACGGCGGCGGCCCCGGCATGGTCATGAAGACCGACCCCTGGGGCGACGCGCTCGACCAGACCCTCGCCGACGGGTTCGAGGCCGGCGCCCACGGCCCGGTCCTCGTCGTCCCCACCCCCAGCGGCCGGCCCTTCACCCAGGAGCTCGCCGTCGAGCTCTCCGAGCGGCCCTGGCTGATCTTCACGCCCGCCCGCTACGAGGGCATCGACCGCAGGGTCATCGACGAGTACGCCACCCGGATGCCGGTCTACGAGGTGTCCATCGGCGACTACGTGCTGGCCGGCGGCGAGGCCGCCGTCCTGGTCGTCACCGAGGCCGTCGCCCGGCTGCTGCCCGGCGTCCTCGGCAACGCCGAGTCGCACCGGGACGACTCCTTCGCCCCCGGCGCCATGGCCAACCTCCTGGAAGGGCCCGTCTACACCAAGCCCCCCGAGTGGCGCGGCCGCGGCATCCCGGACGTCCTGCTCAGCGGGCACCACGGGAAGATCGCGCGCTGGCGGCGCGACGAGGCCTTCCGGCGCACCGCGGCCAACCGGCCGGACCTGATCGAGCGCTGCGACCCCGCCGCCTTCGACAAGAAGGACCGGGAGATCCTCTCCATGATGGGCTGGGCCCCCGAGCCCGGCGGCCGATTTTGGCGCAGGCCCGACGACGTGGAAGAATAGGCCGCTGTCGTACGTCCGGCGCGCGCCCCTGCCACAGGGGGACGACGCCCGCCAGAGACGCACGGCGATCACCGACCATTCGTACGTACCGCTGATGACCTGTGGCATCAGCGAGGAAAGAGACCTCCATGGCCTCCCTGCTCGACCAGGTCAACGCCGGTTCGCTCCGCGCCGACGTCCCGGCCTTCCGCCCCGGCGACACCGTGAACGTCCACGTTCGCGTCATCGAGGGCAACCGCTCCCGTATCCAGCAGTTCAAGGGCGTCGTCATCCGCCGCCAGGGCTCCGGCGTCTCCGAGACCTTCACCGTCCGCAAGGTCTCCTTCTCCGTCGGCGTCGAGCGCACCTTCCCGGTGAACTCCCCGATCTTCGAGAAGATCGAGGTCGTGACCCGCGGTGACGTCCGTCGCGCCAAGCTCTACTACCTCCGTGAGCTGCGCGGCAAGGCCGCGAAGATCAAGGAGAAGCGCGACCGCTAAGCCTCGGTCCACAGGGTGGCGGGATAAGCTCTGCCCCCGATGGACACCGAAGCACAGCACACGGAGCGCGATCGCTCCTCCGACGAGGAGGAGCGGTCGCGCTCCGCGCGCATGTCCGGGGCCCTCGCGGCCGCCGGACCCCTCACCTGGCGCCGTACGGGTCTGATCGGCGTGGCCTGCATGGTCTTCCTGCTGGTCTTCAGCCACTTCGTGCTCCAGCCCTTCCTGGTGCCCAGCGGCTCCATGGAACCCACCCTCCAGGTCGGCGACCGGATCCTGGTCAACAAGCTGGCGTACCGCTTCGGCGACGAGCCGCGCCGGGGCGACGTCGTCGTCTTCGACGGCACCGGCTCCTTCGTCCGGCAGGCGCCGGCCGGCAACCCGGTCACCGGCGCCCTGCACGACGCGGCCGCCGCCCTCGGCCTCGCCGAGCCCGACGAGACCGACTTCGTGAAGCGGGTCGTCGGCACCGGCGGCGACCGGGTGGTCTGCTGCGACAAGGACGGCCGGATCAGCGTCAACGGCGCCCCCGTCCAGGAGCGGTACGTGATGCTGGGCGACCAGCCGTCCAAGGTGCCCTTCGACATCGTCGTGCCGCCCGGCACCCTGTGGGTCATGGGCGACCACCGCAGCCAGTCCAGCGACTCCCGGGACCACCTCGGGCAGCCCGGCGGCGGCATGGTCCCGGTCGACAAGGTCATCGGGCGCGCGGACTGGATCGGCTGGCCCTTCGGCCGCTGGTCCACCGTCCCCGGGACGGAGGCCTTCGCCGCCGTGCCCGACTGGACGGGCGGCGGACACGCCGGGAGCCCCACGAGCCCGGGGAGCGGCGCCGGGCGCGGCCATGGGTAGGCGGGGCAGGACGTCCGACGGGCGCCGCGGAGACGCCGGTGCCGACACCGGCCACGGGCCGGAGGACGGCGGCCGGCCGCGCCCGGGGCGGGCCGAGCGGCGCAGGCTGGCCCGCAAGGTGAAACGGCGCCGGCAGCGCTCCGCGATCAAGGAGATCCCGCTCCTCGTCACCGTGGCCGTGCTGATCGCCCTGGTCCTCAAGACCTTCCTCGTGCAGGCCTTCGTCATCCCGTCCGGCTCGATGGAGCAGACGATCCGGATCGACGACCGGGTGCTGGTCGACAAGCTGACGCCCTGGTTCGGCTCCCGGCCGCAGCGCGGGGACGTCGTCGTCTTCAAGGACCCGGGCGGCTGGCTCCAGCAGGAGACCGCCCCGTCGGCCGACGACCCGGTGGGCGTCAAACAGCTCAAGCAGGCGCTGACCTTCATCGGACTGCTGCCCTCCGCCGACGAACAGGACCTCATCAAGCGGGTGGTGGCGGTCGGCGGGGACACCGTGAAGTGCTGCGGCAAGGACGGGCGGATCACCGTCAACGGCGTACCGTTGGACGAACCGTATCTGCACCCGGGGAACGCGCCTTCGAAGATCCCCTTCGAGGTGAAGGTCCCCCAGGGGAGGATCTTCGTCATGGGCGACCACCGGGCGAACTCCGCCGACTCGCGCTACCACCTGGACGAGAAGGACCACGGCACCGTCTCCGAGGACCAGGTCGTGGGCCGGGCCGTCGTCATCGCCTGGCCGGTGGGTCACTGGCGGCGGCTCGAAGAACGATCGGCCTTCTCCCCGGTGCCCTCGGCGGCCTCGCCGCCCGAAGACGGCGCGGTGGGCGGGGCCGAAGCGCAGGGTGTGTCGCATAGTGTGTCCCAGCGGAATCTGAACGGATTGCCCGGGCTCCCGACCCCTGCGGAACTCCCGCTCGTTATGGGAGTGGTGGGCCTGTCCCTGTTCCGGGACAGGCGATTGCACGGACTGAGGAGTGGATGTGGGGGATTTGGCGGTCGGCGCACGATCCGGACACGACGAGCCCGAGAAGAGGCCCGATCGGCCCGCGCAACAGGCGGCGGCCATGACGGATGACTCCACGGGCCGTCAGGACGGTGACGCGGGCTCCGGCCAGGGCCCGGACCAGGACGCCACCCCGTCCGGCGACACCGGTGACGGCGGCGCGGACACCGGCCGCGGTGCCAGGGGCCAGAAGAAGCAGCGCTCCTTCTGGAAGGAGCTGCCGCTGCTGATCGGCATCGCGCTGATCCTCGCGCTGCTGATCAAGACCTTCCTGGTGCAGGCGTTCTCGATTCCCTCGGACTCGATGATGAACACCCTCCAGCGCGGTGACCGGGTGCTCGTCGACAAGCTCACCCCGTGGTTCGGCTCCGAGCCCGAGCGCGGCGAGGTCGTCGTCTTCCACGACCCGGGCGGCTGGCTGGAGGAGGGCAAGACGCCCGAGCCCAACATCGTGCAGAAGGCCCTGAGCTTCATCGGCCTCATGCCGTCCGCCGAGGAGAAGGACCTGATCAAGCGGGTCATCGCGGTCGGCGGCGACACCGTCTCCTGCAAGGAGGGCGGCAAGGTCACGGTCAACGGCAAGGAGCTGGACGAGACCTCGTACCTGTACCCCGGCTCGGTGCCCTGCGAGCCCGCCTTCGGCCCGATCAAGGTCCCCGAGGGCCGCATCTGGGTCATGGGCGACAACCGGCAGAACTCCCTGGACTCCCGCTACCACCAGGAGCTCGCCGGCGGCGGCACCGTCTCCAACGACGAGGTCGTCGGCCGCGCCGTCGTCATCGCCTGGCCGGTGACCCGCTGGGCCACCCTGCCGGTCCCGTCCACGTTCGACCAGCCCGGCCTCAGCCAGGCGCTGGCCGTCGCCCCCGGGGCGGCGGGCGTCGCCGGTGCGCTTCCGCTGGTGCTGTGGCGCCGGAAGAAGCTGGCCGCACGTCATACCGCCGAGTAGTGACCCGCGGGTAGGGTGCCCTCCCGGACCGTCGCACGGACGGTCCGCGGACCCCTGAGGTGCCCATGAGCGTCAATCCGCGTACCAAGGACGGCCACGGCCGTCTCGGCAGCGTGCTGTCGGGACTCGCCGTGGCCGTCGGCTGTGTGCTCTTCCTCGGCGGCTTCGTCCTCGGGGCCGTGCTCTACCAGCCGTACACGGTGCCCAGCGACTCCATGACGCCGACGCTCGCGGTCGGCTCCAAGGTGCTCGCCGAACGCATCGACGGCACGGACGTCCGGCGCGGCGACGTCGTCGTCTTCACCGACCCGCTCTGGGGCAACGTGACCATGGTCAAGCGGGTGGTGGGCGTCGGCGGCGACACCGTCGCCTGCTGCGGCACGGACGGCCGGCTCCTGATCAACGGCAAGCCGGTCGACGAACCGTATCTGCCGAAGGGCCAGCCCGGCTCGAACTACGTCTTCTCCACCACCCTGCCGGCCGGGAAGCTGTTCCTCCTCGGCGACGAGCGGCGCAACTCGGTGGACTCGCGCGCCCACCTCCAGGACGCCGCCCACGGCGCCGTGTCCGCCTCCTCCGTCGTCGGCCGCGTCGACGCCGTCGCCTGGCCCTCCCCGACCGTCCTCGAACGGCCCGCGAGTTTCGCGGCGCTGCCGGGCGGCATCTCCGGACCCGGACCCGTCGCGCCGCTCTTCTACGCGATCGTCGCCGGGTGTGTACTGATCCTGGCCGGAGCCGCGTACGGGCCGCTGGCCCGGCTCGGCGCCCGCGGGCAGGCGCCGGCGGACGGGAGCGCCAGGGACAGGGTGAGCGCATGACGGAAGCGACCGAGAACCGGCGGGTGGCCCGGGTCGTCCTGCTCGACCCCGACGACCGCATCCTCCTCCTGCACGGCTACGAACCCGACGACCCCGGCCGGACCTGGTGGTTCACCCCCGGCGGCGGCCTGGAGGGCGACGAGAGCCGGGAGGAGGCCGCGCTGCGCGAGCTCGCCGAGGAGACCGGCATCACCGAGGTCGAACTCGGCCCCGTGCTGTGGCGGCGCTCCTGCTCGTTCCCGTTCGACGGGCGCCGCTGGAACCAGGACGAGTGGTACTTCCTCGCCCGTACCACCCAGACGGTGACCGCCCCGGCCGGCCTCACCGAACTGGAGGCCCGCAGCGTCGCCGGCCTGAGGTGGTGGACTTCCGCCGAACTGTCGGCGGCCCGTGAGACGGTGTACCCCGACAGACTCGCCGAGCTGCTGCGCACGCTGCTCGACGAAGGACCTCCCAACGCGCCGCTCGTGCTCGCCCCGGAAATCGTTTAGGGGCCCGTGCGACTGGCGCACAATAGGGGGACGCACGGCTGAAGGGGAACATGCCATGAGCGCCGAGGACCTCGAGAAGTACGAGACCGAGATGGAGCTGAAGCTCTACCGGGAGTACCGCGATGTCGTCGGGCTGTTCAAATACGTGATCGAGACCGAGCGGCGCTTCTACCTCACCAACGACTACGAGATGCAGGTGCACTCGGTCCAGGGCGAGGTCTTCTTCGAGGTCTCGATGGCGGACGCCTGGGTCTGGGACATGTACCGGCCCGCCAGGTTCGTGAAGCAGGTCCGCGTCCTGACCTTCAAGGACGTGAACATCGAGGAGCTCAACAAGAGCGACCTGGAGCTTCCCGGCAGCTGAGCCGCGGCTCCCCGGTGGCTCGGCCGGTCCACCCGCACGGGTGAGCGGGTTTTCCACAGCGCCCCCTCCGTCCACAGCCCCGCACGCGGGACGTGCCCTCTGCGTCACAGTCGGTGACGGAGGTGGTACGAATGAACGCGACCCGAGCCCTCGGGCGGTACGGAGAAGAGCTCGCCGCCCGCCGGCTGACCGCGGCCGGCCTGCACGTCCTCGCCAGGAACTGGCGGTGCGGCCGCACCGGAGAGATCGACATCGTCGCCCGCCAGGGGGACACCCTCGTCGTCTGCGAGGTCAAGACCCGGCGCGAGGGGGCCTTCGAGCACCCGATGGCCGCCGTCACCCCGCGCAAGGCCGAGCGGCTGCGACGCCTCGCCGCCTGCTGGCTCGACCGGCACGGCGGCCCACCCGCCGGGGGAGGCGTCCGCATCGACCTCGTCGGTGTCCTGCTGCCCCGCCGGGGCGCACCCGTCCTCACCCACGCCCAGGGGGTGGCGTGATGGGATTCGCCCGCACCTGCTCCGTCGCCCTGGTCGGCGTCGAAGGCGTCGTCGTCGAGGTCCAGGCCGACCTCGAAGCCGGAGTCGCCGCCTTCACCCTCGTCGGACTCCCCGACAAGAGCCTCAGCGAGAGCCGCGACCGGGTCCGCGCCGCCATCGTCAACTCCCAGGCCGAATGGCCCCAGAAGAAGCTCACCGTCGGCCTCAGCCCCGCCTCCGTGCCCAAGGGAGGTTCGGGATTCGATCTCGCCGTGGCGGCCGCGGTGCTCGGCGCCGCCGAGCGCATCGACCCGCGCAGCATCGCCGACCTCGTCCTCATCGGCGAACTCGGCCTCGACGGGCGCGTCCGGCCCGTCCGCGGCGTCCTGCCCGCCGTGCTCGCCGCGGCCGACGCCGGATACCGGCAGGTCGTCGTCCCCGAACAGACCGCGGGCGAGGCCGCGCTCGTGCCCGGCGTCTCCGTCCTCGGCGTGCGCAGCCTGCGCCAGCTCATCGCCGTCCTCTCCGACGAACCCCTCCCGGACGAACAGCCCTTGGAGGCGGGCCGCCCCGACCCCATGCTCGCCGGACTCCTCGTCCCCGGCGCCGGCGTCGGCACCGGACTCTCCGCCGACCCCGCCGAAGGACCCGACCTCGCCGACGTCGCCGGACAGCACACCGCCCGCCGCGCCCTGGAGATCGCCGCCGC includes the following:
- a CDS encoding RNA-binding protein is translated as MLEEALEHLVKGIVDNPDDVQVASRNLRRGRVLEVRVHPDDLGKVIGRNGRTARALRTVVGAIGGRGIRVDLVDVDQVR
- the rimM gene encoding ribosome maturation factor RimM (Essential for efficient processing of 16S rRNA); the protein is MQLVVARIGRAHGIKGEVTVEVRTDEPELRLGPGAVLLTDPASTGPLTIETGRVHSGRLLLRFEGVKDRTAAEALRNTVLIAEIDPEELPEEEDEYYDHQLMDLDVVLADGTEIGVISEISHLPSQDLFIVERPDGSEVMIPFVSEIVTEIDLENQRAVIVPPPGLIDDRAEIASAREDESADSAEPSEGDDSGDRA
- the trmD gene encoding tRNA (guanosine(37)-N1)-methyltransferase TrmD, whose translation is MRLDVVTIFPEYLEPLNVSLVGKARARGQLDVHVHHLRDWTYDRHNTVDDTPYGGGPGMVMKTDPWGDALDQTLADGFEAGAHGPVLVVPTPSGRPFTQELAVELSERPWLIFTPARYEGIDRRVIDEYATRMPVYEVSIGDYVLAGGEAAVLVVTEAVARLLPGVLGNAESHRDDSFAPGAMANLLEGPVYTKPPEWRGRGIPDVLLSGHHGKIARWRRDEAFRRTAANRPDLIERCDPAAFDKKDREILSMMGWAPEPGGRFWRRPDDVEE
- the rplS gene encoding 50S ribosomal protein L19, coding for MASLLDQVNAGSLRADVPAFRPGDTVNVHVRVIEGNRSRIQQFKGVVIRRQGSGVSETFTVRKVSFSVGVERTFPVNSPIFEKIEVVTRGDVRRAKLYYLRELRGKAAKIKEKRDR
- the lepB gene encoding signal peptidase I, whose amino-acid sequence is MDTEAQHTERDRSSDEEERSRSARMSGALAAAGPLTWRRTGLIGVACMVFLLVFSHFVLQPFLVPSGSMEPTLQVGDRILVNKLAYRFGDEPRRGDVVVFDGTGSFVRQAPAGNPVTGALHDAAAALGLAEPDETDFVKRVVGTGGDRVVCCDKDGRISVNGAPVQERYVMLGDQPSKVPFDIVVPPGTLWVMGDHRSQSSDSRDHLGQPGGGMVPVDKVIGRADWIGWPFGRWSTVPGTEAFAAVPDWTGGGHAGSPTSPGSGAGRGHG
- the lepB gene encoding signal peptidase I: MGRRGRTSDGRRGDAGADTGHGPEDGGRPRPGRAERRRLARKVKRRRQRSAIKEIPLLVTVAVLIALVLKTFLVQAFVIPSGSMEQTIRIDDRVLVDKLTPWFGSRPQRGDVVVFKDPGGWLQQETAPSADDPVGVKQLKQALTFIGLLPSADEQDLIKRVVAVGGDTVKCCGKDGRITVNGVPLDEPYLHPGNAPSKIPFEVKVPQGRIFVMGDHRANSADSRYHLDEKDHGTVSEDQVVGRAVVIAWPVGHWRRLEERSAFSPVPSAASPPEDGAVGGAEAQGVSHSVSQRNLNGLPGLPTPAELPLVMGVVGLSLFRDRRLHGLRSGCGGFGGRRTIRTRRAREEARSARATGGGHDG
- the lepB gene encoding signal peptidase I, with amino-acid sequence MAVGARSGHDEPEKRPDRPAQQAAAMTDDSTGRQDGDAGSGQGPDQDATPSGDTGDGGADTGRGARGQKKQRSFWKELPLLIGIALILALLIKTFLVQAFSIPSDSMMNTLQRGDRVLVDKLTPWFGSEPERGEVVVFHDPGGWLEEGKTPEPNIVQKALSFIGLMPSAEEKDLIKRVIAVGGDTVSCKEGGKVTVNGKELDETSYLYPGSVPCEPAFGPIKVPEGRIWVMGDNRQNSLDSRYHQELAGGGTVSNDEVVGRAVVIAWPVTRWATLPVPSTFDQPGLSQALAVAPGAAGVAGALPLVLWRRKKLAARHTAE
- the lepB gene encoding signal peptidase I, with amino-acid sequence MSVNPRTKDGHGRLGSVLSGLAVAVGCVLFLGGFVLGAVLYQPYTVPSDSMTPTLAVGSKVLAERIDGTDVRRGDVVVFTDPLWGNVTMVKRVVGVGGDTVACCGTDGRLLINGKPVDEPYLPKGQPGSNYVFSTTLPAGKLFLLGDERRNSVDSRAHLQDAAHGAVSASSVVGRVDAVAWPSPTVLERPASFAALPGGISGPGPVAPLFYAIVAGCVLILAGAAYGPLARLGARGQAPADGSARDRVSA
- a CDS encoding NUDIX hydrolase yields the protein MTEATENRRVARVVLLDPDDRILLLHGYEPDDPGRTWWFTPGGGLEGDESREEAALRELAEETGITEVELGPVLWRRSCSFPFDGRRWNQDEWYFLARTTQTVTAPAGLTELEARSVAGLRWWTSAELSAARETVYPDRLAELLRTLLDEGPPNAPLVLAPEIV
- a CDS encoding DUF2469 domain-containing protein, whose product is MSAEDLEKYETEMELKLYREYRDVVGLFKYVIETERRFYLTNDYEMQVHSVQGEVFFEVSMADAWVWDMYRPARFVKQVRVLTFKDVNIEELNKSDLELPGS
- a CDS encoding YraN family protein, coding for MNATRALGRYGEELAARRLTAAGLHVLARNWRCGRTGEIDIVARQGDTLVVCEVKTRREGAFEHPMAAVTPRKAERLRRLAACWLDRHGGPPAGGGVRIDLVGVLLPRRGAPVLTHAQGVA